The following proteins are encoded in a genomic region of Pyrus communis chromosome 11, drPyrComm1.1, whole genome shotgun sequence:
- the LOC137749524 gene encoding uncharacterized protein isoform X2, translated as MKRMGMKDKKKTHKNKKVAQPNLELVEKDKKLGSAEIRKRKRAKESDADSRRVVQVSIEDNSAKPAKDKKKAKLTNKRKIKNVKNNEAMEGKNDHPNTDTDDNFYEINDDGVADQRPFETQEEIEIGEVLTEAGKSKKAKKKKKKDSNSLEFVKSLEKEVEASQENSSKGISGVPKKASRKKKKDLDSSKSKKTLEREVEADQADVFLISSGDEDSAKGMKKWIMEYHQSRPGLKVLQQRIDQFMVEHDEKLEQEKKEKEARAADGGWTVVVHHKGRKKSTDAESGITVGSVAQAALEDKVAKKKRTEVAGLDFYRFQRKEAQRNEIMMLQSKFEQDKKRIQQLRAARKFRPY; from the exons ATGAAAAGGATGGGAATGAAGGACAAGAAGAAGACCCATAAGAACAAGAAGGTTGCCCAGCCAAATTTGGAGCTTGTTGAAAAGG ATAAAAAATTAGGATCTGCAGAgattagaaagagaaaaagggcAAAGGAAAGCGATGCTGATTCTCGAAGGGTTGTTCAAGTCTCTATTGAAG ATAATTCAGCCAAACCAGCCAAAGATAAGAAAAAGGCAAAACTAAcgaataaaaggaaaataaagaatGTGAAGAACAATGAAGCTATGGAAGGCAAGAATGATCATCCAAATACGGACACTGATGACaatttttatgaaataaatg ATGATGGAGTTGCCGATCAGAGACCATTTGAAACTCAGGAAGAGATTGAAATTGGTGAAGTGCTCACTGAGGCTG GCAAGTCAAAGAAagctaagaaaaagaaaaagaaggatagTAATTCGTTAGAGTTTGTGAAGTCACTTGAAAAGGAAGTAGAAGCTAGTCAGGAGAACAGCTCAAAAGGGATATCAG GTGTACCCAAGAAAgcttcaagaaagaaaaagaaggatcTTGATTCGTCAAAGTCTAAGAAGACACTGGAAAGGGAAGTAGAAGCTGATCAGGCTGAtgttttccttatttcttcTGGGGATGAGGACTCTGCAAAAGGAATGAAAA AATGGATTATGGAATACCATCAAAGTAGACCTGGGTTGAAGGTACTGCAGCAAAGAATTGATCAGTTTATGGTTGAACATGATGAAAAACTGGAACAG gaaaagaaagagaaagaagccCGTGCTGCAGACGGAGGATGGACAGTTGTCGTACATCataaaggaaggaagaagagcACGGATGCTGAGAGTGGAATTACAGTAGGATCTGTTGCCCAGGCTGCTTTGGAGGACAAGGTGGCCAAGAAGAAGCGCACAGAAGTTGCTGGGCTAGATTTTTACCGGTTCCAAAGGAAAGAAGCTCAGAGAAACG AAATTATGATGCTCCAGAGCAAATTTGAGCAAGATAAAAAGCGGATACAGCAGTTAAGAGCGGCTAGGAAGTTTCGACCTTACTGA
- the LOC137709408 gene encoding stress-induced protein KIN2-like — MADNSQKMSYHAGEAKGQAQEKASGMMDKANNAAQSAKETMQDAGQNMQAKAQGAADAVRNATGMNK; from the exons ATGGCTGACAACTCTCAGAAGATGAGCTACCACGCTGGAGAGGCCAAGGGCCAAGCTCAG GAGAAGGCCAGTGGAATGATGGACAAGGCTAACAATGCCGCCCAGTCTGCCAAGGAAACAATGCAGGATGCTGGCCAGAACATGCAGGCCAAGGCACAGGGAGCTGCCGATGCAGTCAGGAATGCCACCGGCATGAACAAATGA
- the LOC137749524 gene encoding uncharacterized protein isoform X1 yields the protein MKRMGMKDKKKTHKNKKVAQPNLELVEKDKKLGSAEIRKRKRAKESDADSRRVVQVSIEVDNSAKPAKDKKKAKLTNKRKIKNVKNNEAMEGKNDHPNTDTDDNFYEINDDGVADQRPFETQEEIEIGEVLTEAGKSKKAKKKKKKDSNSLEFVKSLEKEVEASQENSSKGISGVPKKASRKKKKDLDSSKSKKTLEREVEADQADVFLISSGDEDSAKGMKKWIMEYHQSRPGLKVLQQRIDQFMVEHDEKLEQEKKEKEARAADGGWTVVVHHKGRKKSTDAESGITVGSVAQAALEDKVAKKKRTEVAGLDFYRFQRKEAQRNEIMMLQSKFEQDKKRIQQLRAARKFRPY from the exons ATGAAAAGGATGGGAATGAAGGACAAGAAGAAGACCCATAAGAACAAGAAGGTTGCCCAGCCAAATTTGGAGCTTGTTGAAAAGG ATAAAAAATTAGGATCTGCAGAgattagaaagagaaaaagggcAAAGGAAAGCGATGCTGATTCTCGAAGGGTTGTTCAAGTCTCTATTGAAG TAGATAATTCAGCCAAACCAGCCAAAGATAAGAAAAAGGCAAAACTAAcgaataaaaggaaaataaagaatGTGAAGAACAATGAAGCTATGGAAGGCAAGAATGATCATCCAAATACGGACACTGATGACaatttttatgaaataaatg ATGATGGAGTTGCCGATCAGAGACCATTTGAAACTCAGGAAGAGATTGAAATTGGTGAAGTGCTCACTGAGGCTG GCAAGTCAAAGAAagctaagaaaaagaaaaagaaggatagTAATTCGTTAGAGTTTGTGAAGTCACTTGAAAAGGAAGTAGAAGCTAGTCAGGAGAACAGCTCAAAAGGGATATCAG GTGTACCCAAGAAAgcttcaagaaagaaaaagaaggatcTTGATTCGTCAAAGTCTAAGAAGACACTGGAAAGGGAAGTAGAAGCTGATCAGGCTGAtgttttccttatttcttcTGGGGATGAGGACTCTGCAAAAGGAATGAAAA AATGGATTATGGAATACCATCAAAGTAGACCTGGGTTGAAGGTACTGCAGCAAAGAATTGATCAGTTTATGGTTGAACATGATGAAAAACTGGAACAG gaaaagaaagagaaagaagccCGTGCTGCAGACGGAGGATGGACAGTTGTCGTACATCataaaggaaggaagaagagcACGGATGCTGAGAGTGGAATTACAGTAGGATCTGTTGCCCAGGCTGCTTTGGAGGACAAGGTGGCCAAGAAGAAGCGCACAGAAGTTGCTGGGCTAGATTTTTACCGGTTCCAAAGGAAAGAAGCTCAGAGAAACG AAATTATGATGCTCCAGAGCAAATTTGAGCAAGATAAAAAGCGGATACAGCAGTTAAGAGCGGCTAGGAAGTTTCGACCTTACTGA
- the LOC137749523 gene encoding S-adenosylmethionine decarboxylase proenzyme-like has product MAVPVSAIGFEGYEKRLEVSFFEPGLFADPRGMGLRSLSKAQIDEILTPAECTIVSSLSNDDLDSYVLSESSLFVYPYKVIIKTCGTTKLLRSIPAILKLADSLSLAVKSVRYSRGSFIFPGAQPSPHRSFSEEVAVLDDHFGKLGLASKAYVMGSPDKTQKWHIYSASAELASLLWGSRHTGPTYTLEMCMTGLDRKRASVFYKSDASSAAGMTEESGIRKILPESDICDFEFEPCGYSMNSIEGNAVSTIHVTPEDGFSYASFETVGYNFNDVNLTQLLYRVLDCFKPAEFSIALHTTSTAGEDLDAKGPLDLKGYCCGGSSYEGLGLGGAVVYHSFVKDNSGSQSPRSILKCCWSEDEKDEEVEEIDLAEI; this is encoded by the coding sequence ATGGCTGTACCGGTCTCTGCAATTGGATTTGAAGGCTATGAAAAGAGGCTCGAGGTCTCTTTCTTCGAGCCTGGACTGTTTGCTGACCCTAGAGGCATGGGTCTTCGTTCTCTATCGAAAGCTCAAATAGATGAGATTCTGACACCAGCTGAGTGCACCATTGTTTCTTCACTGTCGAATGATGATCTTGACTCTTACGTTCTATCCGAGTCGAGCCTCTTTGTGTACCCTTACAAAGTGATCATCAAAACCTGTGGCACAACGAAATTGCTTCGATCAATCCCTGCCATCCTCAAGCTGGCTGACTCCCTTTCTCTAGCTGTAAAATCTGTGAGGTACTCTCGTGGGAGCTTTATCTTTCCTGGTGCTCAGCCCTCGCCGCATCGTAGCTTTTCGGAGGAGGTAGCTGTACTTGACGACCATTTTGGCAAGCTTGGTTTGGCAAGCAAGGCATATGTTATGGGAAGCCCTGACAAAACTCAGAAATGGCATATTTACTCTGCATCGGCGGAGCTGGCAAGCTTATTGTGGGGTTCACGCCACACAGGCCCAACCTACACTCTGGAGATGTGCATGACCGGTCTAGACAGGAAGAGGGCTTCTGTGTTTTACAAATCCGACGCAAGTTCAGCTGCTGGAATGACAGAAGAATCTGGCATCAGGAAGATCCTCCCAGAATCCGATATATGCGACTTTGAGTTCGAACCTTGCGGTTACTCCATGAACTCAATTGAAGGCAATGCAGTTTCTACGATCCACGTGACACCAGAAGACGGTTTCAGCTACGCTAGCTTTGAAACGGTGGGATATAATTTCAATGATGTGAACTTGACCCAGCTGCTTTACAGGGTTCTGGATTGCTTCAAACCAGCTGAGTTCTCCATAGCCTTGCACACCACCAGCACCGCAGGTGAAGATCTTGATGCTAAGGGCCCTCTGGACTTAAAGGGATACTGCTGCGGAGGAAGCAGCTATGAGGGTCTAGGCCTGGGTGGTGCAGTCGTCTACCACAGCTTTGTCAAGGATAATTCTGGTTCGCAGTCTCCAAGGTCGATTCTGAAGTGCTGCTGGAGCGAGGATGAGAAGGACGAGGAAGTTGAAGAGATAGATCTGGCCGAGATCTAG
- the LOC137709376 gene encoding stress-induced protein KIN2-like, whose translation MADNSQKMSYHAGEAKGQAQEKASGMMDKANNAAQSAKETMQDAGQNMQAKAQGAADAVKNATGMNK comes from the exons ATGGCTGACAACTCCCAGAAGATGAGCTACCACGCTGGAGAGGCCAAGGGCCAAGCTCAG GAGAAGGCCAGTGGAATGATGGACAAGGCTAACAATGCCGCCCAGTCTGCCAAGGAAACAATGCAGGATGCTGGCCAGAACATGCAGGCCAAGGCACAGGGAGCTGCCGATGCAGTCAAGAACGCCACCGGCATGAACAAATGA